AAAAAATCTTTGTATTCAACAATATCAAGTGGTTGGTAACCAAAGCGATTTACATACACATGCTGAGAGATTGGTCCTGTTGCTTCTCCAATTGCACCTTTAAAGTTTTTTGACTGTGCAAGTTTTTCCGCTTCCAGAGTAAGTTCATCAATAATCCCTTTTCCAGCAAATTCTTTTCGTACCCCTCCCATAAATAAATGGTATAATTCTCCCTGCTCTACAACATTCTGGCTTTTAAATTTATTGGTCAGCTCTTCCAGTAATCCAAAGATTGGGAAGAACTTTTCTGAGATTGTCTCAATCCCTTCAGGAAGTTCAGTGATAAAATCTTCACAAACCAAACATCCAATAACTTCTCCAGATACACTGTCCTTTGCAACAACAGACAATCCATCTGTTACAGCTTTATTTACAAACAACTTTGCAAAATGATCAAATTCCTTTTTGGAAATACCAAGTAACTTAGTCATAGGTTCTCCATAAGTAAAAGTAGAAGCAATGCAGTCTACAGCACCTTCCACATCATCTTTAGTAAGTACACTGAAAGTAATTGTTCCTTGTGCAGGTGCAGATGAATAAACAGCGTTTAGCATAAATTAGATAAAGGGTTTTGAGATTATAGGATGAATTATAACTAGGTTTAACTATTTTGCTTTTGCATATATTTATACTCGATATTTACCATAGCAGCAGTAGTATCTTCTGCCACTACTTGTTTTACCATTAGTGTGTTATACACTTCCTTCGCTATCATCTGAATACGGGTAACTGTTTCGAGTATATCATCTTCAGATGTACGAGGATTAATGGTACACATACGCATCACCAGCTTTCCGTTAAGTCTTGTAGTTGGGGTTAATGCAAACTTATCATCTGCAACAGCCAGAGCTATAGCATCATTTAGTTCTTCAATCATCTTCTCATCAAGAGAAGCTGGCGCATACCGAAAAGTCACAATACCAAGCCTGGCATCACTCATAACCTGCCATCCCTCCCTCTCTTCCCACAAATCCTGTACATACTTTGCTAGTTTGATACCACGATCAATAGCAGAGCTAAAGTTCTCCAGACCAAATATTTTGATAGACATCCATAGTTTGAGTGCTCTGTCACATCGGGTAAGCTGAAGACCTTTTCCATAAAAATTAACATCATTCATGGATTCTTCAAGATTACGCATATAATCAGCAGTCATATCGAAAGTTTCTGCCAGCCATCTATCTTCTTTCACTAACAAGCACCCCACTTCATAAGGTTGGAAAAACCATTTGTGAGGATCTACAGTGAGCGAGTGAGCATACTGTATACCATTCAGCATTTCTTTTGCTTCTTTACTCAAAGCAGCAGCAGCTCCGTAGGCACCATCAACATGCAACCACATATCTTCCTGCTCACAGATAGCATAAATTTCCATTAATGAATCAATTGCTCCGGTATTGGTTGTGCCAGCATTTGCAATTATACAGAATGGACGTAGTCCGGCAGCTTTATCTGTTTCTATCTGTTGTCTCAGATATTCTACATCCATACAATAATCTGCGCCAACCGGAATCTTTCGAATCTGGTCAGTTGCAAATCCCAGGATATAGGCAGCACGTTCATTAGACCAGTGCGCCTGGTCTGAGAAATATAACACAGCATTCTCAATCTTATCTTTCAGCTTAATCTTTCTGGCAACAGTAAGTCCACTGAGATTTGCAATAGATCCCCCTCCCACCATAATACCGCCTGCTTTTTTGGGAAAACCAATTATCTCCTTAAGCCAATCAATGACAATGATTTCTATTTGAGTGGGTCCGGAAGAGAGCATCCATGCCCCAGTAGTAATATTGAATCCTGTGGCCAGCAAATCAGCCATAACACTTACAAAATTGCTGGGACCTGGTACCCATCCAAAAAGACGTGGATGGTTCATATGCATAATATGGCTAAAAATATCCCATATCGCTTGTTCGAATACATCTTCCCACTTTGCTCCTTTTTGAGGTGCGGGCTCCCGCAATAAGGCCTCCATTTGCTGACGGCCTACCATATTTACAACAGGCTTGTCCTTAAGAACTACAGAGTGCTCGATAATGGTATCAATAACCTTATAACCAAATCTGCGCATCTCTTCCTGAGATAGCTGTAATTGTGCATAGTCAGATAATTGCAAACTGTTTTTAGAATCAAACATAATGTGGAGATAATTCAGAAATAAGTAATGATTAATTGGGTATATGATTAAATAGGCTTGGTTATAATTAAGGGTATTAAGACTAACAGTACATTAGAATCGCTTTTCTGAAGATTATCTACTTAGCATAAACCGTTCTCATCCAATGGTATCTGACACACAAATACTTAGACATTGGTTAAAATACAATTAAAAAATAAAAATAATACAAAACACTTTTATGTATCGCTCTAAACAACTACATATCACAATATGTATATTTTTTCCATAATATACTAAAAAAGAATAGTATAAATTACAATTTTCACAAAAAAAAGATACATATTTTCAATATATACATAAAAGTTATATTAAATTTACAAATAACGTATTCTTACTCACATAGATAACGAAGAGAGCATACAAGAAAAAGACAATTATTAATTAGCGGATTTACTGTTGTAAGTTGGATAGGTCGTACTAGAATCTATAGCAAAAGGGAATTGTATGCTATCTGAAAATCAAAAGAGTTTGGATTGGTGTATTTTTGATCTGTTGAAAACAAATTAACAGGTAAATAATAATTAATCGTTCAGATTATTAAGTTTAGAGTAGACAATCTTTCAGCAAATGAGTAAAGATCTGAACATTGTAATTTCCGAGGAGTACACCATATATGCAAGAAGGATCTAGAAAACATTGAGATTTGAATCAAGAATAAACTATTCCATTTTTTCTAAAGTTACTCTTTTCTTACACAAATGCCAAAACTATACACAGGGATTTATTACTATATACACATTTTACAGAGATGTATCTATAATAAATCTCTTTATTTAAAAGATATCTGTTTCATTTTCACATAGTTTAGATTGGATTTATCTGAAAGGAAGAACTTACTTGTTTTCATATTTATTTTACTGAACCCAGATCATCATAGGTTTAATACAATAATCTCATGAAACTTTATAAATGCAATACCTTGAGGGTTAAGAGTCACAAGGTATTATATTTATTTTATCTATAGTTAACTTACAGAATTTATCCACTTTTTAGCTAGTTCCATACTAGCAAAATGTTTTACCAACTCATTTTCTTCTACCTTTTCTTTTGTCTGGGTTGAAAAATTCTTTACCGACATCTGTGCAAATGCGTTCTCAGATAGAACAAAGGCCATTCTCTTTAGTCCATTCTGTATTAATTCAGGCATAACAGAGGCTGCATACTCAGTGTCCTCTCGTCGTACAATAGAAAGCTGAGATGTATCTGAAATGATTGCTCTTACATTTTTCTCTCTGGATATATCAACAGTTTTGTCGATAGCATTTCTAAAATTCTCACTACTTATAAAGCCTAACCATGTTTGTATAAGTGTTTCACTGGCAGCATCATAATCAATATTAACAAATTTCTCTTCCAGAATTTTCATATTTACTTATGAAGTTTTAGTAATAAATAGTTACAGGCTAAAATACAAAAATGAAAAAGTGACATCCCTTCTTCAAAGAAATCTTGCAAATTTCCTTACAATGAAAGTCTTTTCACGTTTTAACTATTTTTATTTCTCTAAGGTTTTATCTATATAGAAAATATGTCCTTCCCAGAAACAAAAATTGCGCAATAATTAACTAATTATTGCGCAATTTTCGGGCGAATTACTTATTTATTTATTAAAAAATTCAGAATTAGATATAGAAACCAGGTACTTATTTGCCTTCTTTTCAAATAAATCTGTTAAAACCACTTCCAGAGGCTCTGCCATAATTACAGAAATAACATCCTGGTCCTTATACCTAATACTCCAAAAATCATAATAACTGTCATGTATTTCTATACTGCCATGTATTTCTATACTGCAATAGTTATCAAAATACAGATTTAAATCTTTTTTAGTAGCAATAAAACCAACCTCCTGCAATAAGGCTAACCATTGGCCAACA
This genomic stretch from Xanthocytophaga agilis harbors:
- a CDS encoding pyridoxal phosphate-dependent decarboxylase family protein, encoding MFDSKNSLQLSDYAQLQLSQEEMRRFGYKVIDTIIEHSVVLKDKPVVNMVGRQQMEALLREPAPQKGAKWEDVFEQAIWDIFSHIMHMNHPRLFGWVPGPSNFVSVMADLLATGFNITTGAWMLSSGPTQIEIIVIDWLKEIIGFPKKAGGIMVGGGSIANLSGLTVARKIKLKDKIENAVLYFSDQAHWSNERAAYILGFATDQIRKIPVGADYCMDVEYLRQQIETDKAAGLRPFCIIANAGTTNTGAIDSLMEIYAICEQEDMWLHVDGAYGAAAALSKEAKEMLNGIQYAHSLTVDPHKWFFQPYEVGCLLVKEDRWLAETFDMTADYMRNLEESMNDVNFYGKGLQLTRCDRALKLWMSIKIFGLENFSSAIDRGIKLAKYVQDLWEEREGWQVMSDARLGIVTFRYAPASLDEKMIEELNDAIALAVADDKFALTPTTRLNGKLVMRMCTINPRTSEDDILETVTRIQMIAKEVYNTLMVKQVVAEDTTAAMVNIEYKYMQKQNS